A window of the Phaseolus vulgaris cultivar G19833 chromosome 5, P. vulgaris v2.0, whole genome shotgun sequence genome harbors these coding sequences:
- the LOC137834637 gene encoding pentatricopeptide repeat-containing protein At2g29760, chloroplastic-like, translating into MKAQNLNEIAIRAQQQLITNPNPQLLNPFLSLLTNSKNAFFHLFNQMLSNPFSHNHYTFTYALKACSSHHTRSKALEIHARLLLSGHYVDIFIQNSLLHCYLAHNDVVSATNLFRSIPSPGVVSWTSLISGLAKSGFEAQALHHFSKMNSKPKIVRPNAATLVGALCACSSLRALRPGKSVHAYGVRVIANANIVFDNAVLHLYTKSGSLKYAKNLFDKMSTRDVISWTTLLMGYARGGHCEEAFGVFKRMVYSAEAEPNEATIVTVLSACASFGALSLGQWVHSYIDSRHDLVVDGIIGNALLNMYVKCGDMQVGLRVFEMIVHKDVVSWGTVISGLAMNGYGKRTLELFSRMLVEGVEPDDVTFIGVLSACSHAGLVNEGVMFFKAMRDFYGIVPQMRHYGCVVDMYGRAGLFEEAEAFLRRMPVEAEWSIWGALLQACKIHANEKMSEWIKGHLKGKSVGVGTLALLSNMYASSERWDDANKIRKSIMGTGVKKVAGCSWVELELYNNRLDKGASMKF; encoded by the coding sequence ATGAAGGCTCAGAATCTGAATGAAATAGCAATTCGTGCTCAACAACAACTCATCACAAACCCTAATCCCCAATTGTTGAACCCTTTTCTTTCACTTCTAACAAATTCTAAAAATGCATTCTTTCATCTCTTCAACCAAATGCTCTCAAACCCTTTCTCCCATAACCACTACACTTTCACCTACGCCCTCAAGGCATGCTCCTCCCACCACACGCGCTCCAAAGCGCTCGAAATCCACGCGCGTCTCCTTCTATCTGGTCACTACGTCGACATCTTCATCCAGAACTCGCTCCTCCACTGCTACCTCGCCCACAACGACGTCGTTTCCGCCACAAACCTTTTCCGATCAATTCCCTCCCCCGGCGTCGTTTCATGGACCTCACTAATATCGGGCCTCGCCAAATCGGGCTTCGAGGCCCAAGCCCTTCACCATTTTTCAAAAATGAACTCAAAGCCCAAAATTGTCAGGCCCAATGCAGCCACCCTAGTCGGCGCGTTGTGCGCGTGTTCATCTCTCAGGGCTCTGAGACCCGGCAAGTCCGTTCACGCTTACGGCGTGAGGGTGATTGCCAACGCGAATATTGTTTTTGACAACGCGGTGTTGCACTTGTACACTAAGAGTGGGTCGTTGAAATATGCGAAGAACCTGTTTGATAAAATGTCTACGAGGGACGTGATTTCTTGGACCACTTTGTTGATGGGCTACGCGCGTGGTGGCCACTGCGAGGAGGCTTTTGGTGTGTTTAAACGAATGGTGTATAGTGCAGAAGCTGAACCTAACGAGGCAACTATAGTGACTGTTTTATCAGCGTGTGCCTCTTTTGGAGCATTGAGTTTGGGGCAGTGGGTGCATTCGTATATTGACTCACGACATGACCTTGTGGTTGATGGAATTATTGGGAATGCTTTGCTCAACATGTATGTGAAGTGTGGAGATATGCAAGTGGGGTTAAGGGTTTTTGAGATGATTGTGCACAAGGATGTTGTCTCGTGGGGCACTGTTATCTCTGGCCTTGCCATGAACGGTTATGGGAAAAGAACATTGGAGCTATTTTCACGGATGTTGGTTGAAGGGGTTGAGCCTGATGATGTTACTTTTATTGGGGTGTTGTCTGCATGCAGCCATGCGGGGTTGGTGAATGAAGGGGTTATGTTTTTCAAAGCAATGAGGGATTTTTATGGCATTGTGCCACAGATGAGGCATTATGGTTGCGTGGTGGATATGTACGGACGTGCTGGTTTGTTTGAGGAAGCCGAGGCTTTCCTTAGAAGAATGCCTGTTGAAGCTGAATGGTCTATTTGGGGAGCTCTTCTTCAGGCTTGCAAAATCCATGCCAATGAGAAGATGTCTGAATGGATAAAGGGACACCTCAAGGGGAAAAGTGTTGGTGTTGGTACTCTTGCTTTGCTGTCTAACATGTATGCCAGTTCTGAACGATGGGATGATGCTAACAAGATTCGGAAGAGTATAATGGGGACTGGAGTGAAGAAAGTCGCCGGATGTAGCTGGGTAGAGCTTGAGCTCTACAACAACAGATTGGATAAGGGAGCATCAATGAAGTTTTGA
- the LOC137834638 gene encoding beta-fructofuranosidase, soluble isoenzyme I-like gives MEANLSNPHDLHTPLMNHPPRLNKNGHKPSKGILVILCSIVFLMSLFALIMIKSQNHLEKMEIGNTETTPFDPNISPARGVAQGVSPKSIPTLFHKVSYNWTNAMFSWQRTAFHFQPQKNWMNDPDGPLFHMGWYHLFYQYNPDSAVWGNITWGHAVSRDMIHWLYLPIAMVPNDWYDINGVWTGSATILPGGKIIMLYTGDTNHYVQVQNLAYPANLSDPLLLHWVKYPGNPILLPPPGIGSKDFRDPTTGWIGSDGKWRITIGSKKGKTGLSLVYKTTDFINFEPNDHYLHAVPGTGMWECVDFYPVSINGSKGLDSSVNGPYVKHVLKASLDDKRVDSYALGTYFVENDTWVPDDPFMDVGIGLLLDYGRYYASKSFYDEEKERRILWGWVNETDIESDDLRKGWASLQTIPRTVLFDNKTRTNLLLWPVEEVESLRLSSDEFEGMVVKPGSVVPLNISLATQLDIFAEFEIEWLNSKSNGKNNMGCGKGGATDRSAFGPFGLLAIADDSLSEQTPIYFRLSNTTTFFCVDETRSSKASDVSKAIYGSNIPILSDEKLSMRVLVDHSIIESFAQGGRRVITSRVYPTEAIYGAARLFVFNNATDINIKISLKIWQLNSAFLRPFPFDQSH, from the exons ATGGAGGCCAATCTTTCTAACCCCCATGATCTACACACCCCTTTGATGAATCACCCACCAAGACTCAACAAGAATGGCCATAAACCTTCAAAGGGTATCCTTGTGATACTTTGCTCCATTGTTTTTCTCATGTCATTGTTTGCATTGATCATGATCAAGAGCCAAAACCACTTGGAAAAAATGGAGATTGGCAACACAGAAACTACCCCTTTTGATCCTAACATCTCCCCTGCTAGAGGGGTGGCTCAAGGGGTTTCACCCAAGTCCATTCCAACCCTTTTCCACAAAGTTTCATATAATTGGACCAACGCCATGTTTTCTTGGCAAAGAACAGCTTTTCATTTTCAACCACAAAAAAATTGGATGAATG ATCCAGATG GTCCATTGTTTCACATGGGGTGGTACCATCTATTCTATCAGTATAATCCTGATTCAGCTGTGTGGGGGAACATCACATGGGGGCATGCAGTATCAAGGGACATGATTCATTGGCTCTATCTACCCATTGCTATGGTCCCCAACGACTGGTATGATATCAACGGTGTATGGACTGGATCGGCCACGATTCTGCCAGGTGGCAAAATCATAATGCTTTACACAGGTGACACCAATCACTACGTGCAAGTGCAAAATCTTGCATACCCTGCCAATCTATCTGATCCACTTCTCCTCCATTGGGTCAAATATCCGGGTAACCCGATCCTGCTGCCCCCGCCCGGTATTGGCTCCAAGGACTTTCGGGACCCGACCACGGGTTGGATCGGGTCGGATGGAAAATGGAGGATCACAATCGGGTCAAAGAAAGGAAAAACGGGCCTTTCATTAGTTTACAAAACCACTGATTTCATCAACTTTGAGCCAAACGATCACTACTTGCATGCAGTTCCGGGTACGGGTATGTGGGAATGTGTGGACTTTTACCCGGTTTCGATAAACGGGTCGAAGGGTTTGGATAGTTCAGTAAATGGGCCATATGTTAAGCACGTTCTAAAAGCTAGTTTGGATGACAAAAGGGTAGATAGTTATGCACTTGGAACCTATTTTGTTGAAAATGACACGTGGGTACCCGATGACCCGTTTATGGATGTGGGTATCGGGTTGCTTTTGGACTATGGAAGATACTATGCTTCAAAGAGTTTCTAtgatgaagaaaaagagaggaGAATTCTGTGGGGTTGGGTCAATGAAACTGATATAGAAAGTGATGACTTAAGAAAGGGTTGGGCTTCTCTTCAg ACAATTCCAAGAACAGTGTTGTTTGATAACAAGACTAGAACTAATTTGCTTCTGTGGCCAGTAGAGGAAGTAGAAAGCTTAAGACTAAGTAgtgatgaatttgaaggaaTGGTGGTTAAGCCTGGCTCTGTTGTGCCACTAAACATAAGCCTAGCAACACAG TTGGACATATTTGCTGAATTTGAGATTGAATGGTTGAACTCCAAAAGTAATGGTAAGAACAACATGGGTTGTGGAAAGGGTGGTGCCACTGACAGAAGTGCTTTTGGACCATTTGGTCTTCTGGCAATAGCAGATGACTCACTTTCTGAACAAACTCCAATCTATTTTCGTCTTTCTAATACTACCACTTTCTTCTGTGTTGATGAAACAAG ATCATCCAAGGCTTCTGATGTTTCAAAGGCAATTTATGGCAGCAACATTCCAATCCTCAGTGATGAAAAATTGTCAATGAGGGTATTG GTTGACCATTCAATTATTGAGAGCTTTGCTCAAGGAGGGAGAAGAGTGATCACAAGTAGAGTTTACCCAACTGAAGCAATATATGGAGCTGCAAGATTATTTGTATTCAACAATGCAACTGATATAAACATTAAGATCTCCTTAAAGATTTGGCAATTGAACTCTGCTTTCCTACGTCCCTTTCCCTTTGATCAAAGTCATTGA
- the LOC137834639 gene encoding trehalose-phosphate phosphatase A-like: MELKPNLTPVLTDALTRSRLGVPSGLSPYSSPKGATFPHHGPLLAIPRKKTGILDDFRSSGCLDAMNSSSPTHNKVSKDLSHGVGSPDAAYSTWLLKFPSALTSFDQISNCAKGKRIALFLDYDGTLSPIVDNPDCAFMSDNMRAAVKKVAEYFPTAIISGRRRDKVYEFVGLSDLYYAGSHGMDIIGPPRQSISGDHPDSEKQGVGELNLFQPAAEFLPMIDEVLGLLKECTKDIEGATVENNKFCASVHYRNVDKESWPIVGQRVYDVMKQYPRLRLTHGRKVLEVRPVIDWDKGKAVTFLLESLGLDNCDDLLAIYVGDDRTDEDAFKVLRESNKGCGILVSPSPKESNAIYSLRDPSEVMQFLTSLAAWKSSIQGR, encoded by the exons ATGGAGCTGAAGCCAAATCTTACTCCTGTCCTTACTGATGCCTTAACAAGGTCAAGGCTGGGTGTGCCTTCTGGTTTGTCACCTTACTCTTCTCCAAAAGGGGCAACCTTTCCCCATCATGGTCCCTTGCTGGCAATTCCAAGGAAGAAGACAGGAATTCTTGATGATTTTCGTTCTAGCGGTTGTCTTGATGCCATGAACTCTTCTTCTCCTACTCACAATAAAGTATCCAAGGATCTTAGTCATGGGGTTGGATCACCTGATGCTGCTTATAGTACCTGGCTG CTAAAGTTTCCATCAGCACTTACATCTTTTGATCAAATTTCTAACTGTGCAAAAGGGAAGAGAATAGCATTATTTCTTGATTATGATGGGACTCTTTCACCCATTGTGGACAATCCTGACTGTGCGTTCATGTCAGATAAT ATGCGTGCTGCTGTTAAAAAAGTGGCGGAATATTTTCCAACTGCAATAATTAGTGGAAGAAGGCGTGACAAG GTATATGAATTTGTTGGACTAAGTGACCTCTATTACGCTGGTAGTCATGGGATGGACATTATTGGTCCTCCTAGACAATCTATTTCTGGTGATCACCCTGATTCTGAGAAGCAG GGTGTTGGTGAACTTAATTTATTCCAACCTGCTGCTGAATTCCTGCCCATGATTGATGAG GTACTTGGGTTGCTCAAGGAGTGTACAAAAGACATTGAAGGAGCAACAGTTGAGAACAATAAGTTTTGTGCCTCTGTACATTACCGGAATGTAGATAAGGAG AGTTGGCCGATTGTTGGACAACGTGTATATGATGTTATGAAGCAGTATCCACGTTTGCGTTTAACTCATGGGCGGAAG GTTTTAGAGGTTCGCCCAGTGATTGACTGGGATAAGGGAAAAGCTGTCACATTTTTACTTGAGTCACTTG GACTTGACAATTGCGATGACTTGCTAGCTATATATGTTGGAGATGATAGAACAGATGAAGATGCCTTTaag GTTTTGAGAGAATCTAATAAAGGTTGTGGCATCTTAGTGTCCCCTTCCCCAAAAGAAAGCAACGCAATTTACTCTCTTCGTGATCCCTCAGAG GTGATGCAATTTCTGACATCACTGGCTGCATGGAAATCAAGCATTCAAGGTCGCTGA